The Fibrobacter sp. UWEL genome includes a region encoding these proteins:
- a CDS encoding NifU family protein, with protein MNEEVTSTLSQKVQDIAKSPKYRGAIFQIEADEKGLALVDVKEASLKVYLMIDPDCDKILETRFFTYGGPVFTALADTFCKKIQMETIDEACKITAESIEEELRDIPEVRAIPENAPEISQMNKLIAKVLEEYPEKKATAIIVREKMERIKYRTQTAEGRAEADTEWNALTKVQKIEKIEEWLHKSVRGTLQGDGGDLEILDLTEDNHLKIRFQGACAGCGSAMGGTLFYIEDELQNNVYYNLIVDPEDPLDNMNQEVVIGGEPSET; from the coding sequence ATGAATGAAGAAGTGACTAGCACCCTTTCTCAAAAGGTGCAAGATATTGCAAAGTCCCCCAAGTATCGTGGGGCAATCTTCCAGATCGAGGCCGACGAAAAGGGCCTGGCACTGGTGGATGTAAAGGAAGCAAGCCTGAAGGTCTACCTGATGATTGACCCAGACTGCGACAAAATTCTGGAAACACGATTCTTTACCTATGGTGGCCCGGTGTTTACCGCCCTAGCAGATACCTTCTGCAAGAAGATCCAGATGGAGACCATAGACGAAGCCTGCAAGATTACCGCAGAGTCTATCGAAGAAGAACTGCGTGACATTCCCGAAGTACGAGCCATTCCCGAAAACGCTCCCGAAATTAGTCAGATGAACAAGCTGATTGCTAAAGTCCTGGAAGAATATCCGGAGAAGAAGGCAACCGCTATCATCGTCCGCGAGAAGATGGAACGTATCAAGTACCGCACTCAAACTGCAGAAGGCCGTGCGGAAGCAGATACCGAATGGAACGCCCTGACCAAAGTTCAGAAGATTGAAAAGATCGAGGAATGGCTCCACAAATCCGTCCGAGGAACACTGCAGGGCGATGGCGGCGACCTGGAAATTCTCGACCTGACCGAAGACAACCACCTGAAGATCCGCTTCCAGGGAGCTTGTGCCGGCTGTGGCAGTGCCATGGGCGGAACGTTGTTCTACATCGAGGATGAACTCCAGAACAATGTTTATTATAACTTGATTGTAGATCCCGAGGACCCCTTGGATAACATGAACCAGG
- the glgC gene encoding glucose-1-phosphate adenylyltransferase produces the protein MSWSYSREHQKNILCMIMAGGQGSRLQPLTRDRAKPAVHFGGTYRIIDFVLNNFINSGIFKIKVLTQFKSDSLNKHISAAWNLNASLDQYVDLVPAQMRTGDDWYKGTADAIFQNINLITDERPDLVAIFGGDHIYKMDINQMIDFHLSRAALLTIAAIPVPVKEASEFGIIEVDQDNRMIGFEEKPQNPKEMPGRPGWCLASMGNYLFTSKFLVRELMNGAKNGATDFGKHIIPALYHDYPVYVYDFNTNIVRGEQASTKGYWRDVGTLDAFFEANMDLCSENPPFDLYNNYWPIRTYNWNQPPARFFAGDNESHQGAAIDSIVSAGCIIGGGTVVKSILSPGVTIQKDAMVEESILFPNVTIGPGAKVRRAIIEKGLHIPAGFQIGYDLERDRKLFHVTESGIVVLAKDTIIKA, from the coding sequence ATGAGCTGGTCCTACTCTCGTGAACACCAGAAGAACATTCTCTGCATGATCATGGCCGGTGGCCAGGGCAGCCGTCTGCAGCCCCTCACCCGTGACCGTGCAAAACCGGCAGTCCATTTCGGTGGCACCTACCGCATCATCGACTTCGTCCTGAACAACTTCATCAACTCTGGCATCTTCAAGATCAAGGTATTGACTCAGTTCAAGTCCGACTCCCTGAACAAGCACATTTCCGCCGCCTGGAATCTGAACGCAAGTTTGGACCAGTACGTGGATCTGGTTCCTGCACAGATGCGCACTGGCGATGATTGGTACAAGGGTACCGCCGACGCAATTTTCCAGAACATCAACCTGATTACCGACGAACGCCCGGACCTGGTGGCCATCTTCGGTGGTGACCACATCTACAAGATGGACATCAACCAGATGATCGACTTCCACCTCTCCCGCGCCGCATTGCTCACCATCGCAGCAATTCCGGTTCCCGTCAAGGAAGCAAGCGAATTCGGTATTATCGAAGTGGACCAGGACAACCGTATGATCGGCTTTGAAGAAAAGCCCCAGAACCCCAAGGAAATGCCGGGTCGTCCGGGTTGGTGCCTTGCTTCTATGGGCAACTACCTGTTCACCAGCAAGTTCCTGGTTCGTGAACTGATGAACGGCGCCAAGAATGGCGCAACCGACTTCGGCAAGCATATTATTCCGGCCCTCTACCACGACTATCCGGTGTACGTCTATGACTTCAACACCAACATCGTCCGTGGCGAACAGGCCAGCACCAAGGGATACTGGCGCGACGTAGGTACCCTGGATGCATTCTTCGAAGCAAACATGGACCTTTGCTCCGAAAATCCCCCGTTTGACCTGTACAACAACTACTGGCCTATCCGTACTTACAACTGGAACCAGCCTCCTGCACGTTTCTTCGCAGGCGATAACGAATCCCATCAGGGTGCAGCTATCGACTCCATCGTTTCTGCAGGCTGCATTATCGGTGGCGGTACCGTTGTGAAGAGCATTCTCTCTCCGGGCGTAACCATCCAGAAGGACGCCATGGTAGAAGAATCTATCCTCTTCCCCAACGTAACGATTGGCCCGGGTGCCAAGGTTCGTCGTGCAATCATCGAAAAGGGCTTGCATATTCCTGCAGGCTTCCAGATTGGCTACGACCTGGAACGCGACCGCAAGCTGTTCCACGTAACCGAATCCGGCATCGTTGTGCTGGCCAAGGATACGATTATTAAGGCTTAA
- a CDS encoding phosphoenolpyruvate carboxykinase (GTP), with product MSLTLNDIKHPKIKAWVEEVIEMCEPDNVVVTDGSIEEYNTLMQKCVDAGLATKLAKKENCYLFRSLPSDVARVESRTFISSIDEEDAGPTNHWINPTELKKTMRDLYKGCMHGRTMYVIPFCMGPLGSDISKNGIEITDSEYVVLNMDIMTRAGKKVLDIFNADPNAAFVPCLHSVGKPLNNGETDGGIWPCADVEHKYISQFPDQKLIWSYGSGYGGNALLGKKCFALRIATVLARDEGWLAEHMLILKLTNPKGEVKYVTGAFPSACGKTNLAMLIPTIPGWKVETIGDDIAWMKFGKDGRLYAINPEAGFFGVAPGTSAESNKNALISAEKNTIYTNCALTEDGDVWWEGIGFPATGKLVDWKGNTRDALPKDKAPKGEEMAHPNARFTAPANQCPCIAAEWEDPAGVPISAILFGGRRPSTIPLVHQSLSWNHGVFLGSIVGSEITAASTINAAEVGKIRRDPFAILPFCGYNMGDYFKHWIEIGKKSTEDKLPKIFYVNWFRKDADNAELPGGFMWPGYGDNSRVLAWIFDRCNGADNAKETPIGFMPADGALNTEGLAECYKKTLPAITSVDVEGWKKELADVKENHYPKFGKHLPKELSDIIDMIQDRLNKA from the coding sequence ATGTCTCTTACTCTGAACGACATCAAGCACCCGAAGATCAAGGCTTGGGTTGAAGAAGTCATCGAAATGTGCGAACCGGACAACGTTGTTGTTACCGACGGTTCTATCGAAGAATACAACACCCTCATGCAGAAGTGTGTCGACGCTGGTCTCGCTACCAAGCTCGCTAAGAAGGAAAACTGCTACCTGTTCCGTTCTCTTCCGTCTGACGTGGCTCGTGTTGAATCCCGTACCTTCATCTCTTCCATCGACGAAGAAGATGCAGGTCCGACCAACCACTGGATCAACCCCACCGAACTGAAGAAGACTATGCGTGACCTGTACAAGGGTTGTATGCACGGCCGTACCATGTACGTGATTCCGTTCTGCATGGGCCCCCTTGGTTCCGACATCTCCAAGAACGGTATCGAAATCACTGATTCCGAATACGTCGTTCTCAACATGGACATCATGACTCGCGCCGGCAAGAAGGTTCTCGATATCTTCAATGCAGACCCGAACGCTGCATTCGTTCCCTGCCTCCACTCTGTTGGTAAGCCGCTGAACAACGGTGAAACCGATGGCGGCATCTGGCCCTGCGCTGACGTTGAACACAAGTACATCTCCCAGTTCCCCGACCAGAAGCTCATTTGGTCCTACGGTTCTGGCTACGGTGGAAACGCTCTGCTCGGCAAGAAGTGCTTCGCTCTCCGTATCGCTACCGTTCTCGCTCGCGACGAAGGCTGGCTGGCTGAACACATGCTTATCCTGAAGCTCACCAACCCCAAGGGCGAAGTCAAGTATGTTACTGGCGCATTCCCCTCTGCTTGCGGTAAGACCAACCTCGCTATGCTCATCCCGACTATCCCGGGCTGGAAGGTCGAAACCATCGGTGACGATATCGCATGGATGAAGTTTGGTAAGGACGGTCGTCTTTATGCAATCAACCCTGAAGCAGGCTTCTTCGGCGTTGCTCCGGGTACTTCTGCAGAATCCAACAAGAATGCTTTGATCTCTGCTGAAAAGAACACCATTTACACCAACTGCGCTCTCACTGAAGATGGCGACGTATGGTGGGAAGGCATCGGCTTCCCGGCTACCGGTAAGCTGGTTGACTGGAAGGGCAACACCCGTGACGCTCTCCCCAAGGACAAGGCTCCTAAGGGCGAAGAAATGGCTCACCCCAATGCTCGCTTCACCGCTCCTGCAAACCAGTGCCCCTGCATTGCAGCTGAATGGGAAGATCCTGCAGGCGTTCCTATCTCCGCAATCCTCTTCGGTGGTCGCCGTCCGTCCACCATTCCTCTGGTTCACCAGTCCCTGAGCTGGAACCACGGCGTGTTCCTCGGCTCCATCGTTGGTTCCGAAATCACCGCTGCTTCCACCATTAACGCTGCTGAAGTCGGTAAGATCCGTCGCGACCCGTTCGCAATCCTCCCGTTCTGCGGCTACAACATGGGTGACTACTTCAAGCACTGGATCGAAATCGGCAAGAAGTCTACCGAAGACAAACTCCCCAAGATCTTCTACGTCAACTGGTTCCGTAAGGACGCTGACAATGCAGAACTTCCGGGTGGCTTCATGTGGCCGGGTTACGGCGACAACAGCCGCGTCCTCGCTTGGATCTTCGACCGTTGCAACGGTGCAGACAACGCTAAGGAAACCCCGATTGGCTTCATGCCGGCAGACGGCGCCCTCAACACTGAAGGCCTCGCTGAATGCTACAAGAAGACTCTCCCCGCAATCACTTCCGTTGATGTTGAAGGCTGGAAGAAGGAACTTGCTGACGTTAAGGAAAATCACTATCCGAAGTTCGGCAAGCACCTCCCGAAGGAACTGTCCGACATCATCGACATGATCCAGGATCGTCTCAATAAGGCATAA
- a CDS encoding multidrug effflux MFS transporter, which produces MSSKTKFTFLMFLLGMLSAFGPFVTDLYLPALPNLADYFKATPSASQLSLTMSMLGLSIGQLFIGPLSDKYGRKRLLVICLVLFVVGTCACIYAPDIAIFNICRLLQGLAASGGIVIARSVSADSYRGPVLTKFLAMVSAVNGVAPIVAPVLGGFLLNFMSWKGTFAVLLIYGFVLLFMAGKFQESLAPHRRSQKSILASFTLYGEVFRNGEFVRYFLVCSASMIVLFGYIAASPFIFQKLYGLSPIGFSLCFALIAVCTAIGCATSGKIRSDRTAIKIAGFGVFAASLAVAACLLTHAPLPLLQASFMVTTFMFGLMQPPASALALNAERKNAGTASAAMGAAGFLMGGIASPIVGMGGIAVSASAMLVTGGFLTMIFMIIAKSKMPKKQ; this is translated from the coding sequence GTGAGTTCCAAAACAAAATTCACGTTCTTGATGTTCCTTCTGGGAATGCTTTCTGCCTTCGGGCCCTTCGTTACAGATCTCTACTTGCCGGCGTTGCCCAACTTGGCGGATTACTTCAAGGCAACTCCCTCGGCTTCGCAGTTGAGCCTTACCATGAGCATGCTGGGCCTGAGTATTGGCCAGCTGTTTATTGGCCCGCTGAGTGACAAGTACGGACGTAAGCGTCTGCTGGTGATTTGTCTTGTGCTGTTTGTGGTGGGTACCTGCGCCTGTATTTATGCTCCGGACATCGCCATCTTTAATATCTGCCGTTTGCTGCAAGGTCTTGCGGCTTCTGGCGGTATCGTGATTGCAAGATCCGTCTCTGCGGACTCTTACCGCGGGCCAGTCCTCACGAAGTTCCTGGCCATGGTCAGCGCCGTGAATGGGGTAGCCCCGATCGTAGCTCCGGTGTTGGGCGGCTTCCTGCTGAACTTTATGAGCTGGAAGGGAACTTTTGCTGTTCTCCTGATTTACGGTTTTGTGCTGCTGTTCATGGCCGGAAAATTCCAGGAAAGTCTTGCTCCCCACCGTCGCAGTCAGAAGTCCATTCTGGCTAGCTTCACGTTGTATGGCGAAGTTTTCCGTAATGGTGAATTCGTCCGTTACTTCCTGGTATGCTCCGCTTCCATGATAGTGCTGTTTGGCTATATCGCTGCATCGCCCTTCATTTTTCAGAAACTTTATGGACTGAGCCCCATCGGTTTTAGTCTTTGCTTTGCCTTGATTGCTGTCTGCACCGCTATTGGATGCGCCACTTCTGGCAAGATCCGCAGTGACCGTACGGCCATCAAAATCGCTGGCTTTGGTGTTTTTGCGGCGTCCCTTGCCGTGGCTGCCTGTTTGCTGACTCACGCTCCGCTGCCCTTGCTTCAGGCGTCCTTTATGGTAACCACATTCATGTTTGGTCTGATGCAGCCTCCTGCATCTGCCCTAGCCTTGAATGCGGAACGCAAGAATGCAGGAACCGCTTCTGCAGCCATGGGGGCAGCAGGTTTCCTTATGGGCGGCATTGCTAGCCCCATTGTGGGCATGGGCGGTATTGCAGTCAGCGCCTCCGCCATGCTGGTGACCGGTGGGTTCCTGACCATGATTTTCATGATCATCGCCAAGTCCAAAATGCCCAAAAAGCAATAA
- a CDS encoding PadR family transcriptional regulator, protein MNRYDLVLLGLILEHERSGYDIITEVRERELDRWANLSTSTVYNRLTTLEKNACIVGRTERDGNRPERVVFNITEKGRDVLKKEVLKHLTGFNDDPRTLGFAFLFGADNKELIRTLEAHERRLVAEIENLEKMIAEEPKPTLYPEGPFLNCMSRDHILVELKYVRAAIGILRDPVRNKKLDGYFYINFGNRPFENFNKEEGSAEAASVEAPEK, encoded by the coding sequence ATGAATCGATACGACTTGGTACTGTTGGGTCTTATTCTCGAACACGAACGCAGCGGTTATGACATTATCACCGAAGTGCGCGAACGCGAACTGGACCGTTGGGCTAACCTGAGCACTTCTACCGTCTACAATCGATTGACCACTCTTGAAAAGAACGCTTGCATTGTGGGCCGTACCGAACGTGATGGCAACCGCCCGGAACGTGTGGTTTTCAACATTACCGAAAAGGGTAGGGATGTGCTGAAGAAGGAAGTCCTGAAGCACTTGACCGGCTTCAATGACGATCCCCGTACCTTGGGTTTTGCATTCCTGTTTGGCGCAGACAATAAGGAACTGATCCGCACCCTGGAAGCTCACGAACGCCGCCTGGTTGCCGAAATCGAAAATCTTGAAAAGATGATCGCGGAAGAACCGAAGCCCACCCTTTATCCGGAAGGCCCGTTCCTGAACTGCATGTCCCGCGACCACATTCTGGTTGAATTGAAGTATGTTCGCGCTGCTATCGGCATTCTGCGTGACCCTGTCCGCAACAAGAAGCTGGATGGCTACTTCTACATTAACTTCGGTAATCGTCCTTTCGAAAACTTCAATAAGGAAGAAGGCTCTGCAGAAGCTGCTTCCGTAGAAGCTCCCGAAAAATAA
- a CDS encoding GH36-type glycosyl hydrolase domain-containing protein, with the protein MATTKTKKPAAKKVTAKAAAKYGYFDDAAKEYVLTNPATPIKWCNYVGTLNFGGIVDTTGGSLICKGDPALNRITKYIAQMPCSDFKASTIYIRVKDAKGGYSVFSPFVVPTLTKMDKWECHVGLSYMRWIAECQGVRTQVTIFVPTGSNTLLQDIQVTNISKAAKEIDVVPVYEFSHFEAEKQLTNADWVPQTMTLKAHPEKDGCLVLEQYAYMKRDFAVNYVTANGKVSSFDGDRRVFLGSNEMGSWAAPLSLGNKELSNSECDRGDNIAALMIHAGKVAAGKTFRTCTQLGQEQSLKVANKAIKKYRDLKNVDKAFAELADFWTKYLSTIQVETPDAAFNSMINVHNPRQCHTTKNWSRYLSLYQLGYGTSRGIGYRDSSQDLMGVMSHMPEEALELAKNLLSVQRPEGNAMHQYAPLALAEDNGNEANAGDSREKAGVKDAKGNPMYADWYGDDHLWIVLTVANYLKETGKLDLLKEEIPFYVAGKKRADRPKGTVLEHLKRSVAFSRNNLGQHNLPLLGFADWNDCMNLPLGAESSFNTGLYAKALLEMMDICETLGDKKSVEMYKGWYEDVKAAFNKCAWDGKWWIRWFGKDGTAYGTNKAKYGKIYCNSQSWSVMSGIAYGERAVQGMDSLNKLLNTANGVKSSTPGYRGFDPTVGGISTYPPGAKENGGIFLHTNPWVMIAETILGRGDKAFQYYNQINPAAKNVKLDEFESEPYCYPQNILGDEHKQFGMGRNAWLSGTSSWTYQAATQFIIGVRSSFKGLIVDPCIPSAWGEFKVTRKFRGATYEISVKNPKHVCKGVAKMVVDGKEIDSNIAPVFTKGVHKVEVTLG; encoded by the coding sequence ATGGCTACAACAAAGACAAAGAAGCCCGCTGCAAAGAAGGTGACCGCTAAGGCCGCCGCTAAGTACGGTTACTTCGATGACGCTGCTAAAGAATACGTTCTCACCAACCCGGCTACCCCGATTAAGTGGTGCAACTACGTCGGTACTCTGAACTTCGGTGGTATCGTTGATACTACTGGTGGTTCCTTGATCTGTAAGGGTGACCCGGCTCTGAACCGTATTACCAAGTACATCGCTCAGATGCCTTGCTCTGACTTCAAGGCAAGCACCATCTACATCCGCGTTAAGGATGCTAAGGGCGGCTACAGCGTATTCTCTCCGTTCGTTGTCCCGACTCTCACCAAGATGGACAAGTGGGAATGCCACGTTGGTCTGTCTTACATGCGTTGGATTGCTGAATGCCAGGGCGTTCGCACTCAGGTCACTATCTTCGTGCCGACTGGCTCCAACACTCTCCTCCAGGACATCCAGGTTACCAACATCTCTAAGGCCGCTAAGGAAATCGATGTTGTTCCCGTTTACGAATTCAGCCACTTCGAAGCTGAAAAGCAGCTCACCAACGCTGACTGGGTTCCCCAGACCATGACCCTCAAGGCTCATCCGGAAAAGGATGGCTGCCTGGTTCTCGAACAGTACGCTTACATGAAGCGTGACTTCGCCGTGAACTACGTTACCGCTAACGGTAAGGTTTCCTCCTTCGATGGCGACCGTCGCGTGTTCCTCGGCTCCAACGAAATGGGCTCCTGGGCTGCTCCGCTCTCCCTCGGCAACAAGGAACTTTCCAACTCTGAATGTGACCGCGGCGACAATATCGCAGCTCTCATGATTCACGCAGGCAAGGTTGCTGCCGGCAAGACTTTCCGTACCTGCACTCAGCTCGGTCAGGAACAGTCTCTCAAGGTTGCTAACAAGGCTATCAAGAAGTATCGCGACCTCAAGAACGTCGACAAGGCTTTCGCTGAACTGGCTGACTTCTGGACCAAGTACCTGTCCACTATCCAGGTGGAAACTCCGGATGCTGCTTTCAACTCCATGATCAACGTCCACAACCCCCGTCAGTGCCACACTACCAAGAACTGGTCTCGTTACCTGTCCTTGTACCAGCTGGGCTACGGCACCAGCCGCGGTATCGGTTACCGTGACTCCAGCCAGGACCTCATGGGCGTTATGAGCCACATGCCGGAAGAAGCTCTGGAACTCGCCAAGAACCTTCTCTCCGTACAGCGTCCGGAAGGTAACGCTATGCACCAGTACGCTCCGCTCGCTCTCGCTGAAGACAACGGCAACGAAGCTAATGCCGGTGACTCCCGTGAAAAGGCTGGCGTTAAGGATGCCAAGGGCAATCCGATGTACGCTGACTGGTACGGTGACGACCATCTGTGGATCGTTCTCACTGTTGCTAACTACCTGAAGGAAACCGGTAAGCTGGATCTCCTCAAGGAAGAAATTCCGTTCTACGTTGCTGGCAAGAAGCGCGCTGACCGTCCGAAGGGCACTGTCCTCGAACACCTCAAGCGTTCTGTTGCTTTCAGCCGCAACAACCTCGGTCAGCACAACTTGCCGCTCCTCGGCTTCGCTGACTGGAACGACTGCATGAACCTGCCGCTGGGTGCAGAATCCTCCTTCAACACCGGCCTCTATGCTAAGGCTCTGTTGGAAATGATGGACATCTGCGAAACTCTCGGCGACAAGAAGTCCGTTGAAATGTACAAGGGCTGGTACGAAGACGTCAAGGCTGCATTCAACAAGTGCGCTTGGGACGGCAAGTGGTGGATCCGCTGGTTCGGTAAGGACGGCACCGCCTATGGTACCAACAAGGCTAAGTACGGCAAGATCTACTGCAATAGCCAGTCTTGGTCTGTGATGTCCGGCATTGCTTACGGCGAACGCGCTGTACAGGGCATGGACAGCCTGAACAAGCTCCTGAACACCGCTAACGGTGTGAAGAGCTCTACTCCGGGTTACCGCGGCTTCGATCCGACCGTTGGTGGCATCTCCACCTATCCTCCTGGAGCAAAGGAAAACGGCGGTATCTTCCTCCACACCAATCCGTGGGTGATGATCGCTGAAACCATCCTGGGCCGTGGCGATAAGGCTTTCCAGTACTACAACCAGATTAACCCCGCTGCAAAGAACGTCAAGCTGGACGAATTCGAATCCGAACCGTACTGCTATCCGCAGAACATTCTCGGTGACGAACACAAGCAGTTCGGTATGGGCCGTAACGCATGGCTCTCCGGTACTTCTTCCTGGACCTACCAGGCAGCTACCCAGTTCATCATCGGTGTACGTTCTAGCTTCAAGGGCTTGATCGTTGATCCTTGCATTCCGTCCGCTTGGGGCGAATTCAAGGTGACCCGTAAGTTCCGCGGCGCTACCTACGAAATCTCCGTGAAGAACCCGAAGCACGTCTGCAAGGGCGTTGCCAAGATGGTTGTCGATGGCAAGGAAATCGATTCCAACATCGCCCCCGTCTTCACTAAGGGTGTGCACAAGGTCGAAGTGACATTGGGCTAA
- a CDS encoding trimeric intracellular cation channel family protein has protein sequence MLLLILDILGTFAFAISGAEKAVRYRLDWLGLIVLATVTGVGGGILRDVMLGATPPAALTNPIYLPICIAGAFFYLAMRKRIRKIRVLILVADALGLGFFTAVGAAKASAMSAGPYSIILFAAITAAGGGLIRDLLVSEIPQVLKSDFYATAALIGGILFYVLDFANLGSVPQILITTAFTFALRLFAMRKKIELPKTRKKDF, from the coding sequence ATGCTTCTCTTGATTCTTGATATTCTGGGTACTTTTGCCTTCGCTATTTCGGGGGCGGAAAAGGCGGTGCGTTACAGGCTGGACTGGCTTGGCTTGATTGTGCTTGCCACGGTGACGGGTGTTGGGGGAGGTATCCTTCGCGATGTAATGCTGGGGGCTACACCGCCGGCGGCGCTTACTAATCCCATCTATCTTCCTATTTGCATTGCGGGCGCGTTTTTCTACTTGGCAATGCGCAAGAGAATTCGTAAGATCAGAGTTTTGATTCTTGTAGCGGATGCCTTGGGCCTTGGGTTCTTTACGGCTGTGGGTGCTGCAAAGGCAAGTGCTATGTCGGCTGGTCCTTACTCCATTATTTTGTTCGCAGCCATTACTGCGGCTGGCGGTGGTTTGATTCGCGACCTGCTGGTTTCTGAGATTCCCCAGGTTCTCAAGAGCGACTTTTATGCGACGGCGGCTTTGATTGGCGGTATTTTGTTTTACGTGCTGGATTTTGCCAATCTGGGAAGCGTCCCGCAGATTCTCATTACTACGGCTTTTACCTTTGCTCTCCGTCTTTTTGCCATGCGTAAAAAGATTGAACTGCCCAAGACCCGTAAAAAGGATTTCTAA
- a CDS encoding SurA N-terminal domain-containing protein: MSLKLISRGAAALLLTASIASAQLMNSKSLDVIRVDKVGISAGKIDSLAKMLGEQQLRGKKIDDQTMTQLRYAVIDNLVGQELIKLEAKKQGLKVPAAKVDSLATLFKKQFPSEDAFQKELKKSNTTMAQFKGKLEDQLKSEMLLEKKVPYPADPTEKQMQAYWELNKHKVSINDSISGIRLYVSTKGKSAQDIADTKDMLKGMAAQIRSSIRAKKMPFNYAVQAFAQQVVQSSDDPEAKKTGGMMITTTKAHGAAFEKAIAKMKVGDISDVYTEKDGVCIFMLTGRNDGKYESYKNQIENGLKMQHEQERQMQLKAYLDDLGKVYKVQYLDSKYTPPQAIGSAK; this comes from the coding sequence ATGTCCCTTAAATTGATTTCTCGTGGTGCTGCAGCTCTGCTTTTGACCGCTAGCATCGCTTCTGCTCAGTTGATGAATTCTAAGAGCCTTGACGTGATTCGCGTCGACAAGGTTGGTATTTCTGCAGGTAAGATTGATAGCTTGGCTAAGATGCTGGGTGAACAGCAGCTCCGTGGCAAGAAGATTGACGACCAGACCATGACCCAGCTCCGCTATGCCGTGATCGACAACCTGGTGGGTCAGGAATTGATCAAGCTGGAAGCCAAGAAGCAGGGCCTGAAGGTTCCCGCTGCCAAGGTCGATAGCCTTGCAACTCTCTTCAAGAAGCAGTTCCCCAGCGAAGATGCCTTCCAGAAGGAATTGAAGAAGTCTAACACTACCATGGCTCAGTTCAAGGGCAAGTTGGAAGACCAGCTGAAGAGCGAAATGCTTCTGGAAAAGAAGGTTCCGTATCCTGCAGATCCTACCGAAAAGCAGATGCAGGCTTACTGGGAACTGAACAAGCATAAGGTTTCCATCAACGACTCCATCAGCGGTATCCGTCTGTATGTCAGCACCAAGGGCAAGTCTGCTCAGGACATCGCCGACACCAAGGATATGCTGAAGGGTATGGCTGCTCAGATCCGTTCTAGCATCCGCGCTAAGAAGATGCCGTTCAACTATGCTGTACAGGCATTTGCCCAGCAGGTTGTCCAGTCCAGTGACGATCCCGAAGCCAAGAAGACTGGTGGCATGATGATTACCACCACTAAGGCTCACGGTGCCGCATTTGAAAAGGCTATCGCCAAGATGAAGGTGGGCGACATTTCTGATGTCTATACCGAAAAGGATGGCGTCTGCATCTTTATGCTTACCGGCCGTAACGATGGTAAGTACGAAAGCTACAAGAACCAGATCGAAAACGGTCTGAAGATGCAGCACGAACAGGAACGCCAGATGCAGCTGAAGGCTTACCTGGACGATCTTGGAAAGGTCTACAAGGTTCAGTACCTGGACTCCAAGTACACTCCGCCCCAGGCAATCGGCTCTGCTAAGTAA